In the Flavobacterium pallidum genome, one interval contains:
- a CDS encoding KTSC domain-containing protein yields MKKIAEYRTLLNVDKTVELKELKTIYRNSMKECHPDKFQGDDAGLAAAEAQSKNVIEAYHFLVSIHPDTIKLGQEEYNNTIATATLVDFNYENIRLKAVFSNGSSYEYFSVPKATYIKMINADSPNRFAKRHIFQAFPYRKLTNQE; encoded by the coding sequence ATGAAAAAAATCGCTGAATACAGGACGCTGCTCAATGTCGACAAGACTGTGGAACTGAAAGAATTGAAGACCATTTACCGCAACTCGATGAAGGAATGCCATCCTGATAAATTCCAGGGTGACGATGCCGGACTGGCAGCCGCGGAAGCACAGAGTAAAAACGTTATTGAAGCATATCATTTTTTGGTAAGCATCCATCCTGACACTATAAAACTGGGACAGGAAGAGTATAATAATACGATCGCGACGGCTACGTTGGTCGATTTCAATTATGAGAACATCAGGCTCAAAGCGGTTTTTTCAAACGGCAGCAGTTATGAGTATTTCAGCGTGCCAAAAGCGACTTACATCAAGATGATCAACGCCGATTCGCCGAACCGTTTTGCGAAAAGGCATATTTTCCAGGCTTTTCCGTATAGGAAACTGACGAATCAGGAATAA